One Marmota flaviventris isolate mMarFla1 chromosome 16, mMarFla1.hap1, whole genome shotgun sequence DNA segment encodes these proteins:
- the LOC139702157 gene encoding spermatogenesis-associated protein 31A6-like: MENLLFPLNSVSAAWLNTSFTTWHPKVKKKRKKSDILKDYSDFWKKVEETKDLLLLLQSHLQKLQDDSTFHQPLRRDDPDEMCKPGSAGAHQSCTLPVQEALATAFLLLASMTPLSKRPLLLASAPSADLMTSSDTVETHSSLGASQSPESAIPLEGRAPQPRGLSSPPSRPPDPMAHHISLPGPSLIPPQCDSMTLSLGTSPQSASPPNNYWLPSPVPMSSAVLLPSPGLSPSPDPSPSPGPSSPPVPLPFPIRSPSSVSSTSLGTLHSPVKLPPPVPAVSGHVLSTCPISSLSWWQMAARVCGFSRSPHSESKRDHAPHPPEDSLWANGPLSQVEAEGKSFINPGVQKLLEILISKGAEMKTKDEPVHSLNSLGSTVQSLGREQDTTIPQPFWNTKGKPKKLSVPQQLFYTKVLGDHLQQKCIQLFWGLPILHSESLVATVRMDGLSADFSSIAFNEVPNYFPGKVQAAPGPLFASQLLHPLVQLQPGTPTLSWSQSPPLAQIHHQDHLPSSLPSLPCHLPLKTACGFPCPKSHKGTQLLSASALQYLEYHIIRKHIESRQALPYLVQKSQKVFSHLTSENRASCDHNKPPGDLLSLDPQEKLEQHLQKRFMLHQYGLPPNMDPFLNLTESWDNIPKTGQAKDSCESSWNSVIPDNRSPAVQRAGSERPEIIQEGTIPVGVCNSRLGTYHVSVLPGSSNTQKETWGGPTLKGGEAFRNTSQELSLLDASIRQELEAHVTSLRVRHRWGLPLRVLKHINILKMRNSEASPPPQPALPSSASYDSRANPIAHDAKVLRKPTQKGPGLKEVAQTPVPTQRSPLSGPSFESLSRIPSGDNGGLPDAPSTAHESSLPSQPHTYILMGRTWNNGTVLGSARDSLEPSPSLEMGRQESLGSGRSLESQGTSEGPPSSISSISQGQEYSCLKAQTEPKNQPQELATGVNLQDCATDKFHQDCAPEVLLAEDILASQERQSNTLSMPSRSASTSQCGLSEDSIQDLQGPKIPEHQDPGKSRRNTFRPTAKRADSVRPRSGTQGERLSEGRPSCAGEMGPSVPVKEVGDTVGDKSSQAPSKRNFGDRIKNFLQNIFPSKAKEQANSLPQIMIPSTTTQSQGSVTSQVLIDNAVSEAQALMTTFGWIIDQKMMFHDEHLASKKNTLKEEQQASMGRQSHYSSCSSSLEQRRGMGAMAHGHQASLRVSHPLNRWIRNPDNNPALLLKKSAPLPSPCQQRSRVAENSVHLPEHIQQQCVNIPGDVSSPNQQKEQPGPARAQDTELAGPKKNKRNMAGPTGKREGCVCPGQEYRKDSVQEGSPPMLSLERQVPIAEELDVDPKDLEGIMPQTVTLRDSQKLEGEVIVPSALSPLYL; the protein is encoded by the exons CACCCAAAggtgaagaagaaaaggaagaagagcgACATTCTGAAAG ATTATAGTGATTTCTGGAAAAAAGTGGAAGAGACTAAAGATCTGCTTTTACTTCTACAAAG CCACCTACAGAAGCTCCAGGATGACAGCACCTTTCACCAGCCCTTAAGAAGAGATGACCCAGATGAGATGTGCAAACCAGGGTCAGCTGGAGCCCACCAGTCATGTACACTGCCTGTGCAGGAGGCTTTGGCCACTGCCTTCCTCCTTTTGGCCTCCATGACTCCTTTGAGCAAGCGTCCTCTGCTCCTGGCCTCTGCTCCCTCCGCAGACCTAATGACTTCCTCAGATACTGTTGAGACTCACTCATCCCTGGGTGcctctcagtctccagagtctgCGATTCCTCTAGAAGGACGTGCACCTCAGCCACGTGGACTTTCCTCTCCCCCATCTCGTCCTCCTGATCCCATGGCCCATCATATATCTCTGCCAGGCCCCAGCCTGATTCCTCCTCAGTGTGACTCAATGACACTCTCACTGGGAACCAGCCCACAGAGCGCCTCTCCACCCAACAACTATTGGCTGCCTTCTCCTGTGCCAATGTCATCTGCTGTTCTACTGCCATCCCCCGGCCTATCGCCTTCTCCTGACCCATCGCCCTCTCCTGGCCCATCATCACCTCCTGTCCCATTGCCATTTCCTATCCGATCGCCATCTTCTGTCTCATCAACTTCTCTTGGCACTTTGCATTCTCCAGTCAAATTGCCACCTCCTGTCCCAGCAGTCTCAGGCCATGTTCTCTCCACCTGTCCCATCTCATCCCTCTCCTGGTGGCAGATGGCTGCCAGAGTCTGTGGCTTCTCCCGCTCCCCACACAGTGAATCCAAGAGAGATCATGCTCCCCACCCACCAGAGGACTCACTCTGGGCAAACGGCCCACTCTCGCAGGTAGAGGCTGAGGGGAAATCTTTCATTAACCCTGGTGTCCAGAAACTGCTGGAGATACTGATCAGCAAGGGAGcagaaatgaagacaaaagatGAACCAGTCCACTCCCTGAATTCTCTGGGAAGCACAGTACAGTCCCTGGGCAGGGAGCAGGACACCACCATCCCACAACCCTTCTGGAACACAAAAGGCAAGCCAAAGAAGCTTTCTGTTCCTCAGCAGCTCTTTTACACCAAGGTCCTGGGGGACCATTTACAGCAGAAATGCATCCAGCTCTTTTGGGGCCTCCCCATTCTGCACAGCGAGTCCCTGGTGGCTACTGTCAGAATGGATGGGCTCTCAGCAGACTTTTCCTCCATTGCATTCAATGAAGTGCCTAATTACTTTCCAGGGAAGGTGCAGGCTGCACCTGGGCCACTCTTTGCCTCCCAGTTGCTCCACCCACTTGTCCAACTCCAGCCTGGGACTCCAACCTTGTCCTGGTCCCAGTCCCCACCGCTGGCTCAGATCCACCATCAGGACCATCTCCCATCATCTCTCCCAAGCCTGCCATGCCATCTTCCTCTGAAAACTGCCTGTGGATTTCCATGCCCCAAAAGCCACAAGGGGACCCAGCTGCTTTCCGCTTCTGCTCTACAATACCTGGAATACCACATTATAAGAAAACACATAGAAAGTAGACAGGCTTTACCTTATTTGGTCCAGAAGTCTCAGAAGGTCTTTAGCCATCTCACTTCAGAGAACAGGGCCTCCTGTGACCACAACAAGCCCCCAGGGGACTTACTCAGCCTTGATCCTCAGGAGAAACTGGAGCAACACCTTCAGAAGAGGTTCATGCTACATCAGTATGGACTACCACCCAATATGGACCCATTTCTGAATCTGACGGAGTCCTGGGATAACATCCCAAAGACAGGTCAGGCAAAGGACAGTTGTGAGTCTTCATGGAACTCAGTGATTCCAGACAACAGGAGCCCTGCTGTACAGAGGGCTGGTTCTGAGAGGCCAGAGATAATACAGGAGGGCACAATTCCCGTGGGTGTTTGTAATTCCAGGCTTGGCACATACCATGTCTCTGTCCTACCTGGAAGTTCAAACACCCAGAAGGAAACTTGGGGTGGACCAACATTAAAAGGTGGGGAAGCCTTCAGGAACACCTCCCAGGAGCTCTCCCTCCTTGATGCTAGCATTCGGCAGGAACTGGAGGCACATGTTACAAGTCTAAGAGTGAGGCACAGGTGGGGCCTACCCCTCAGGGTCCTCAAGCATATTAATATCTTGAAGATGAGGAACTCTGAGGCTTCACCACCTCCACAGCCTGCCCTTCCCTCTTCAGCCTCCTATGACTCCAGGGCTAACCCCATTGCCCATGATGCCAAGGTCCTGAGAAAACCCACTCAGAAAGGTCCAGGACTGAAGGAGGTAGCACAAACTCCAGTTCCCACCCAGAGGAGTCCTCTCTCTGGCCCCTCTTTTGAGTCCCTGAGCAGAATTCCATCTGGTGACAACGGTGGGCTCCCAGATGCTCCTTCAACTGCACATGAAAGCAGCCTGCCCTCTCAGCCCCACACTTACATTCTCATGGGCAGAACCTGGAACAATGGTACTGTCCTGGGATCTGCAAGAGACAGTCTGGAACCAAGTCCAAGCCTAGAAATGGGCAGACAGGAATCCCTGGGGAGTGGAA GGAGTTTAGAATCTCAGGGGACCAGTGAAGGACCCCCCTCTTCTATAAGTTCTATTTCCCAGGGCCAAGAATACTCATGCCTGAAAGCACAGACTGAGCCAAAGAACCAGCCTCAAGAACTGGCTACAGGTGTCAACCTGCAAGACTGTGCCACTGACAAGTTTCATCAGGACTGTGCCCCTGAGGTGCTCCTGGCTGAAGACATCCTAGCTTCCCAGGAGAGACAGTCCAACACTCTAAGCATGCCCAGTAGGAGTGCATCAACTTCTCAGTGTGGACTCAGTGAAGACAGCATCCAGGACCTGCAGGGACCCAAGATCCCTGAGCACCAGGATccagggaagagcaggagaaatACGTTTAGGCCAACTGCCAAGAGGGCGGACAGCGTGAGGCCCAGGTCAGGAACACAGGGAGAAAGGCTTTCAGAAGGGAGGCCCTCCTGTGCTGGGGAAATGGGCCCCTCTGTCCCAGTTAAGGAGGTAGGGGACACTGTGGGGGACAAGTCCTCCCAGGCTCCTTCAAAGAGAAACTTTGGAGACAGAATAAAGAACTTTCTGCAAAATATCTTCCCCAGTAAAGCCAAAGAGCAGGCAAACTCTCTACCCCAAATCATGATCCCATCAACTACTACCCAAAGCCAAGGGTCAGTCACAAGCCAAGTGCTTATAGACAATGCAGTGTCAGAAGCCCAGGCACTCATGACTACTTTTGGATGGATCATAGATCAGAAAATGATGTTTCATGATGAACATTTGGCCTCAAAGAAAAACACACTTAAAGAGGAACAGCAGGCCTCTATGGGTAGACAATCCCATTATTCTAGCTGTTCCTCCTCCCTGGAACAAAGAAGAGGGATGGGAGCTATGGCTCATGGTCACCAGGCCAGCCTCAGGGTCAGCCATCCTCTGAACAGGTGGATCAGAAACCCGGACAACAATCCGGCCTTGCTGCTTAAGAAGTCTGCACCTCTGCCCAGCCCCTGCCAGCAGAGGTCCAGGGTGGCAG AAAATTCTGTCCACCTTCCTGAACATATCCAGCAGCAGTGTGTCAACATCCCAGGGGACGTGTCATCTCCTAATCAGCAAAAAGAGCAGCCAGGACCTGCAAGAGCCCAAGATACTGAACTTGCAGGGCCCAAGAAAAACAAGAGGAACATGGCTGGTCCAACTGGCAAGAGAGAGGGCTGTGTGTGCCCAGGTCAGGAATACAGGAAGGACAGTGTTCAGGAGGGAAGCCCTCCCATGCTG AGCCTAGAGAGGCAGGTTCCTATTGCAGAGGAGCTGGATGTGGACCCCAAGGATCTTGAGGGGATAATGCCACAGACAGTGACACTGAGGGACAGCCAGAAGCTTGAGGGAGAAGTCATTGTGCCCTCTGCTCTGTCACCTCTGTATCTATGA